Proteins co-encoded in one Setaria viridis chromosome 9, Setaria_viridis_v4.0, whole genome shotgun sequence genomic window:
- the LOC117837448 gene encoding mediator of RNA polymerase II transcription subunit 12: MQRYTGAAGNSAGFSGGRDTARLEPSPFSSNYPVSSRRHQQLVPYKLKCDKEPLNNKLGPPDFYPQTPNCPEETLTKEYAQAGYKETVEGIEEAREIVLSQIPHFCKPDVVVKCKEALKKRLRAINESRAQKRKAGQVYGVPLSGSLLIKSGVYPEQRPCNEDTRRKWAEALAQPNKRLRSLSEHVPHGYRRKSLFEVLTRYNVPLLRATWFVKVTYLNQLQARPTPNSISAGASDNQRSNQWTKDVVEYLQQILDEFCSKEGTVVPPSFREQSSPGLNAGTNQIKVKTEASPAGGDGEEPLVHFKWRYMVRLIQWHLTEELLVPSVLIEWLSNQLQERDSIDVLELLLPIVLGLVDTITLSQTYVRMFVELLVRRLSDTSVVDSPKRPSVSSVIAELLRYMVLAVPDTFVSLDCFPLPSFVVPDVYGRGALLKITGGGGIASSKRCDAYRYLSCGYAVCSIQKRASDLATVANPNLQVRGAAKVVQALDKALVTGNLSVAYSSLFNDLSDALMEERWIKEVSPCLQSSLMWIGTVELSLICSIFFLCEWATCDYRDCRASPCQNVKFTGRRDLSQVHVAVSILKNKMDEMNNLSRSKSSNRITMNNIVKGSSLNDACLPVAAGDDSSGLRNNTNNLDEKKDTSGIFESPGPLHDIIVCWLDQHEVSSAAGFTRVDVLIVELIRNGIFYPQAYVRQLIISGITDKNDIMLDVERKRRHHRTLKQLPGSSLFDILEETRTAEEQQLYEIMSTYSSERRLVLSELSCGPSFYASSRGEYASSSCIRKQNDLPVASGGDKHGRVPEQVEDVKALVSSLLSFTYPHPVETEPCQIKTSFQESATSTLSQVETGEAKSGCEDCMRSKGQKLDDGATPFQGFPLIQSDEEDIWWVRKGTKLHESFNVEPAQKSVKQTSRGRAKVVRKTQSLAQLAAARIEGSQGASTSHVCESKLSCPHHKPNMDGDNVKDFDHMRTTNLTEVGKSLKRLRLLERRSVSLWLLKSIRQLVEGSEMTASKATNSISTLSLQPDDKSASKWRLGDEELLSVLYVLDTCCDLVSGARFLVWLLAKIRGGLGSSGQPGRSSMHMRNREHQVCQVSEALVFSSLLRYENILLATDILPDVLSASVNRNSVSATARHPGSAAFAYVRYFLKKYRDVASVARWEKNFRTTCDQRLLAELDNGRSIDGDFVSSSGVSAGEEIDEQVRQKLNGRSSRLMQNMKEIVQRQADEVQRSLKEKKVLPAPKSPPSFEKEDSYQISHDIVFGLVECIRQNGGANPDGDLSIVASAVSAVVVNAGHVIAKHLDFAGGNYQGVNSVSNSLNFVRHTLRIHINSLCLLKDTLGDRFSRVFEIALAAEASAAVTAAFAPAKMQRNQFQPSPETHDAYGNHTSDLSNSGKGFVGRTAKVAAAVSALVVGAVVHGAVSLERMVAALKIKDGLDILQLLRGLKTSTNGVSRAAGTFRMENSTEVSAHWFRILLGNCRTVYDGLIADILGESYILALSRLQQTLPLSVIFPPAYSIFAMVLWRRYIFNREDPQLYQSLSNAINDITRHQPFREICFRNTHQLYNLLASDVGDSEFAAMLESHSPDRNSKILPFVPLRARLFLDALVDCNTPMTTQGDGASEPCDPKDNELKLSERLMQLLDTLQPAKFHWQWVEMRLLLDEQALMEKVAAGKTALESLRSLSPNAEGFALSDSEKGFTEVILSRLLARPDAAPLYSEVVHLLGKLQESLVMDVKWILQGQDAILGRRSTRQQLVHIAQRKGLSTKAQVWKPWGWSSLLSDVIASKTAKRKLEVTSIEEGEVVDDTVDAKRPVKIPSHSVDRSFEGIRSINKYLTEKALAELVLPCIDRSSADIRGILSGDLIKQMGTISDHIKAVTRNGAKQAGSVPSGNEMPSSKSSGRKGIRGGSPNIGRRAPVGNDPSPPSASALRAALWLRLQFIIRLLPVILADRSMRHTLASAILGLLATRMIYEDADLPLPPTNAIALRREVDSLLEPPLDVLLDRPGESLFERLLCVLHALLGSCKPSWLKSRPASKSTIRTQRDFSAFDNEAAEGLQSALDHMELPETIRRRIQAAMPILPPCRHPSIQCQPPQLSLAALTPLQSCILGAGPQQKSSSVSWVPTNVSSRSKAVLPSHDPEMEVDPWTLLEDGTSCPSTSSGSNGPSGVTGDLANLKACSWLKGAVRVRRTELTYIGSLDDDS; this comes from the exons ATGCAAAGGTACACGGGCGCCGCCGGCAATAGCGCTGGCTTTAGCGGCGGCAGGGACACTGCAAGGTTGGAACCCTCGCCCTTCTCCTCCAACTACCCCGTCAGCTCCAG GCGGCATCAGCAGCTAGTTCCGTACAAGCTAAAGTGTGACAAAGAGCCACTTAATAACAA GCTTGGGCCACCTGACTTCTATCCACAAACGCCAAACTGTCCTGAAGAGACATTAACCAAAGAGTATGCGCAAGCAGGGTATAAGGAGACTGTTGAAGGAATTGAG GAAGCCAGAGAGATTGTACTGAGCCAGATCCCGCACTTTTGCAAGCCAGATGTTGTCGTTAAATGCAAGGAG GCACTAAAGAAGCGGTTAAGGGCTATCAACGAATCTCGTGCTCAAAAGAGAAAG GCTGGCCAAGTTTACGGAGTTCCTCTTTCTGGATCTCTATTAATCAAGTCCGGAGTTTACCCGGAGCAAAGGCCATGTAATGAGGACACACGCAGAAAATGGGCTGAG gctcttgCCCAGCCAAACAAGCGTTTGCGTTCACTATCTGAGCACGTTCCTCATGGTTACCGTAGGAAATCACTTTTTGAAGTTCTCACTCGATATAATGTCCCGTTGTTAAGAGCAACATGGTTTGTGAAAGTCACATACCTCAATCAG CTACAGGCCCGACCGACACCAAACAGTATCTCAGCAGGTGCTTCTGATAATCAGCGATCTAATCAGTGGACAAAGGATGTTGTTGAATATTTACAACAGATTTTGGATGAATTTTGCTCGAAAGAGGGCACTGTTGTACCTCCATCCTTTAGAGAGCAGTCATCACCAGGACTTAATGCTGGAACCAATCAAATAAAAGTGAAAACTGAAGCATCCCCAGCTGGTGGAGATGGTGAAGAACCCTTGGTGCACTTCAAATGGCGATACATGGTTCGTCTCATCCAATGGCATCTCACAGAAGAATTGCTTGTTCCGTCGGTACTTATCGAATGGTTATCTAACCAACTTCAG GAGAGAGATTCAATTGATGTTTTAGAGCTTCTTTTGCCTATTGTACTTGGTCTGGTTGACACAATTACCCTCTCACAAACATATGTGCGCATGTTCGTGGAGCTACTAGTTAGACGTCTCAGTGACACTTCAGTCGTTGACAGTCCAAAAAGGCCATCAGTTTCTTCTGTTATAGCAGAGTTATTGCGATACATGGTACTAGCAGTGCCAGATACATTTGTTTCTTTGGATTGCTTTCCTCTTCCATCATTTGTGGTTCCTGATGTATATGGTAGAGGTGCTTTGTTGAAGATAactggtggtggtggaattGCTAGTTCTAAGAGGTGCGATGCTTATCGGTACTTGTCCTGTGGGTATGCTGTTTGTTCAATTCAGAAACGCGCGTCTGATCTTGCAACTGTTGCCAACCCTAATCTTCAAGTGCGTGGTGCAGCCAAAGTGGTACAGGCTTTGGACAAAGCTCTTGTGACAGGAAATTTGTCAGTGGCATACTCTTCACTCTTTAATGATTTATCTGATGCGTTAATGGAAGAGAGATGGATTAAAGAAGTCAGCCCCTGTTTGCAGTCTTCTCTGATGTGGATTGGGACTGTTGAGCTATCCCTAATCTGttctatatttttcctttgTGAATGGGCAACATGTGATTACCGTGATTGCCGTGCATCTCCCTGTCAGAATGTAAAATTTACAGGAAGAAGGGATTTGTCTCAGGTACATGTGGCAGTGTCTATCTTGAAGAATAAAATGGATGAGATGAATAACTTGTCTCGTTCTAAGAGTAGCAATCGCATTACCATGAATAATATTGTTAAAGGTTCTTCGTTGAATGATGCTTGTTTACCAGTAGCTGCTGGGGATGATTCTTCTGGACTGAGAAATAATACAAATAATTTGGATGAGAAGAAGGATACGAGCGGAATCTTTGAGAGCCCTGGTCCACTGCATGATATTATCGTGTGTTGGTTGGATCAGCATGAGGTTAGCAGTGCTGCAGGTTTTACACGGGTGGATGTTCTCATTGTAGAACTTATCCGCAATGGTATATTTTATCCTCAGGCTTATGTCAGGCAGCTAATTATTAGTGGAATTACTGACAAGAATGACATAATGTTGGATgttgaaagaaaaaggaggcaTCACAGAACTTTAAAGCAGCTTCCGGGATCTTCTTTATTTGATATTCTTGAGGAAACTAGAACTGCTGAAGAGCAGCAATTATATGAGATAATGTCAACATACTCTAGTGAGCGTCGCCTTGTTCTTTCAGAACTTTCATGCGGTCCCTCATTTTATGCAAGTAGCAGAGGTGAGTATGCTTCAAGTTCCTGCATTCGGAAGCAGAATGATCTTCCAGTTGCATCAGGAGGTGATAAGCATGGAAGGGTGCCAGAACAAGTTGAAGATGTAAAAGCCCTAGTGTCAAGCCTGTTGAGTTTTACATATCCTCACCCAGTGGAGACAGAACCATGCCAAATCAAAACAAGCTTTCAAGAATCAGCAACTTCGACCCTCTCGCAAGTTGAAACTGGAGAAGCAAAAAGTGGATGCGAGGATTGCATGAGGTCCAAGGGGCAGAAATTGGATGATGGTGCCACTCCATTCCAAGGCTTTCCATTGATTCAATCAGATGAGGAAGATATTTGGTGGGTTAGGAAGGGGACAAAGTTACATGAATCTTTCAATGTTGAACCTGCACAGAAGTCGGTTAAGCAAACTTCTAGGGGTAGGGCAAAAGTGGTTCGTAAAACACAAAGTCTTGCACAGCTTGCAGCTGCTAGAATCGAAGGTAGCCAGGGGGCATCTACTAGTCATGTTTGTGAAAGCAAGCTGAGCTGTCCCCACCATAAACCTAATATGGATGGTGACAATGTCAAAGATTTTGATCACATGAGGACGACAAATCTGACTGAAGTTGGGAAGTCACTAAAAAGACTTAGATTGCTTGAAAGAAGATCTGTTTctttgtggttgttgaaatcAATAAGACAACTTGTTGAAGGAAGCGAAATGACAGCTAGTAAAGCTACAAATTCTATAAGCACCCTTTCCTTACAGCCTGATGATAAATCTGCATCCAAATGGAGGCTAGGTGATGAGGAATTGCTGTCAGTTCTCTATGTACTGGACACATGCTGTGATTTAGTCTCTGGTGCAAGGTTCCTTGTATGGTTGCTGGCAAAAATTCGTGGGGGTTTGGGTTCCTCAGGCCAACCTGGGAGGAGTTCTATGCATATGAGGAACAGAGAACACCAAGTTTGTCAGGTCAGCGAGGCACTTGTGTTCTCATCTCTGCTTAG GTACGAGAACATACTTCTTGCCACTGATATCTTGCCTGATGTTCTAAGTGCTTCAGTGAACAGAAATTCTGTGTCAGCAACTGCCAGGCATCCTGGTTCAGCAGCTTTTGCTTATGTCCGATATTTTTTGAAGAAATACAGAGATGTGGCTAGTGTGGCCAGGTGGGAGAAAAACTTTAGGACCACATGTGACCAGCGACTGTTAGCTGAGCTTGATAATGGGCGATCAATTGATGGtgattttgtttcttcttcgggGGTTTCAGCAGGTGAGGAGATTGATGAGCAGGTCCGCCAAAAGTTGAATGGAAGGAGTTCAAGACTTATGCAGAATATGAAAGAGATAGTACAGAGGCAAGCTGATGAGGTCCAACGCAGTttaaaggaaaagaaagttCTTCCAGCACCCAAGAGTCCACCCTCTTTCGAGAAAGAAGATAGTTATCAGATTTCTCATGACATTGTTTTCGGCTTAGTAGAATGTATCCGGCAAAATGGGGGTGCAAATCCAGATGGAGATCTTTCAATAGTTGCTTCTGCTGTTTCTGCAGTTGTTGTGAATGCAGGGCATGTGATAGCGAAACATTTGGATTTTGCAGGGGGTAACTATCAAGGTGTTAATTCTGTGAGCAATTCGCTAAATTTTGTTCGACACACTTTGCGTATCCACATAAATTCTCTTTGCTTACTGAAAGACACTCTTGGGGATCGCTTCAGTCGTGTATTTGAAATTGCTTTGGCAGCTGAAGCTTCTGCAGCTGTTACAGCAGCTTTTGCTCCCGCAAAGATGCAGCGCAATCAGTTTCAACCTTCTCCTGAGACCCATGATGCATATGGAAATCATACAAGTGACCTCAGCAACTCGGGGAAAGGATTTGTTGGGAGGACTGCAAAAGTAGCTGCTGCTGTTTCTGCTCTTGTTGTGGGGGCTGTTGTTCATGGAGCTGTTAGCCTAGAGCGGATGGTTGCTgctctaaaaataaaagatggtTTGGACATTCTGCAGCTGCTAAGAGGTTTGAAAACGAGTACAAACGGTGTATCCCGTGCTGCTGGAACTTTCAGGATGGAGAATTCCACAGAAGTTTCGGCACACTGGTTTAGGATTCTATTGGGGAACTGCAGAACTGTCTACGATGGGCTTATTGCAGACATTCTTGGTGAATCGTACATTCTTGCACTCTCAAGGTTGCAGCAGACTCTTCCTTTAAGTGTGATCTTTCCTCCAGCCTACTCAATTTTTGCCATGGTTCTTTGGAGGCGATATATTTTTAATCGTGAAGATCCACAGCTTTATCAGTCTCTGTCAAACGCAATAAATGATATCACCAGACATCAGCCTTTTCGAgagatctgcttccgtaacACACATCAGCTGTATAATCTTCTGGCGTCTGATGTTGGTGATTCAGAGTTTGCAGCAATGCTCGAAAGTCATAGCCCTGACAGGAATTCAAAAATATTGCCGTTTGTACCTCTCCGTGCCCGGCTTTTTCTGGATGCCCTCGTTGATTGCAACACACCAATGACTACTCAGGGGGATGGTGCTTCAGAACCTTGTGATCCCAAAGATAATGAGTTAAAGCTCTCAGAGAGGCTTATGCAACTACTTGATACTCTTCAGCCTGCAAAGTTCCATTGGCAATGGGTTGAGATGAGGCTTCTTTTAGATGAACAGGCTCTTATGGAAAAAGTTGCAGCAGGCAAGACAGCACTTGAATCACTTCGGTCATTGTCCCCTAATGCTGAGGGTTTTGCCCTTTCTGATAGTGAGAAGGGATTTACTGAAGTCATTCTGTCAAGGCTACTTGCTAGACCTGATGCTGCTCCTCTCTACTCAGAAGTTGTCCACCTTCTTGGAAAGCTTCAGGAGTCACTTGTCATGGATGTAAAATGGATCTTACAAGGGCAAGATGCTATTCTTGGGCGCAGGTCAACTAGACAGCAGCTTGTTCATATTGCCCAACGAAAAGGGCTTTCAACAAAGGCACAAGTTTGGAAACCATGGGGTTGGTCCAGCTTGCTTAGTGATGTCATTGCTAGTAAAACTGCAAAAAGGAAGTTGGAGGTCACATCAATTGAGGAAGGTGAAGTTGTGGATGACACTGTTGATGCTAAAAGGCCTGTCAAGATTCCATCCCATAGTGTTGATAGAAGTTTTGAAGGGATTAGATctataaataaatatttaaCTGAGAAAGCCCTTGCTGAATTAGTATTGCCATGCATTGACAGAAGTTCTGCCGATATCCGTGGTATACTTTCGGGTGATTTGATCAAACAGATGGGGACTATTAGTGATCATATCAAAGCAGTAACACGAAATGGTGCTAAACAAGCTGGTTCAGTTCCTTCAGGAAATGAAATGCCATCAAGCAAATCCAGTGGTCGTAAAGGAATTCGTGGTGGAAGTCCAAATATTGGCAGAAGAGCTCCAGTTGGTAATGATCCAAGTCCTCCTTCAGCATCTGCTCTGCGGGCTGCGTTGTGGTTACGACTCCAATTCATTATTAGGTTGCTTCCAGTAATCTTGGCAGACAG GAGCATGAGGCATACACTTGCTTCTGCAATTCTGGGCCTGCTTGCGACACGCATGATTTATGAAGATGCTGATTTGCCCCTTCCTCCTACCAATGCAATTGCTTTAAGGCGGGAAGTGGATTCCTTGCTGGAGCCTCCCCTGGATGTCCTGCTTGATCGCCCTGGTGAAAGTCTCTTTGAGAGGCTTTTATGTGTTCTCCATGCACTGCTTGGCAGCTGCAAACCAAGTTGGCTGAAGTCAAGGCCAGCCTCTAAGTCGACCATTAGGACTCAAAGAGATTTCTCCGCATTTGATAATGAAGCAGCTGAGGGCTTGCAG TCTGCATTGGATCACATGGAGTTGCCTGAAACTATCAGGCGGAGGATCCAAGCAGCCATGCCTATTCTGCCACCATGTCGGCACCCTTCTATACAATGCCAGCCTCCTCAGTTGTCGTTGGCTGCATTAACACCACTCCAGAGCTGTATATTGGGTGCAGGTCCTCAGCAGAAAAGCAGTTCTGTGAGTTGGGTGCCTACTAATGTCTCGAGCAGAAGCAAGGCGGTATTGCCTTCTCATGATCCGGAGATGGAGGTAGATCCATGGACTTTGCTCGAAGATGGCACAAGCTGTCCCTCCACGTCATCCGGAAGCAATGGTCCGAGTGGCGTGACGGGTGACCTTGCTAATCTGAAAGCGTGCAGCTGGCTCAAGGGTGCTGTGAGGGTGAGGAGGACAGAACTGACCTACATCGGGTCTTTAGATGATGACAGCTGA